The window CTAGGAGCTGTTTTGGGAGTCCACATAGGGAACTAGTAAGGTTGTggcagctaaaaaaaaaatgctagtaAAGGGCTTCACATACAGACCCATGGGCAGTGTGGCAAAAAGCATCTGTGCTGCAGATACAGTGCCTGCTTTCAGTGCTAGCTGCTCtgccacagcttctcagggATGTGTGTCCAACCTGGGTGTCATTTCCCCCTCAGCTCTCTCCTCTGCCACTCTCGCCATCCCCAGCGATGTGCAGCACACTGCCAAAGTatgctttcttctctgcttctctcatCTGAGCTGTCTGGCTTGGTGCTGGGATTTACCTCCCTCTCTCCAGATTGTCTGCAACCTGGGGCTCCCGGGGCAGAAATAGCACGGCGTGTTATAAGTCCTCATgagtcaaagcaaagcaaaatgtcaCAGGGCAGTCAGAAGCAAGGCAGGCTCAGTTCCTGCATTCAGATGTGTGGCAAAAGTGAAATCTTACGTTATTTTCTTACCAGGACATTTCTCTGCCACTGCCAAGATCTTACCCAGCCTGTCCCCATCAGTGCCCAGATGCCCAGGGGCCactgctctgtccctgctcAGCCCATGGCCAGCATGCCCAGAGGGGTGTGGGACAGCCCTGGGGTGACGAGGGGCTTCAGGACAAGCAAACTAAAGGGTGACCATCACACCACATACAGGACATGGAGCACCTTCTCTCAGCAGTGGTCCGAGATGGGCTGGAAAGGACGTCAAAAGTGAGATAAAGGGATCACCTCCCACGGCGATGCCCCTGCAGAGGCACTGCAGATAGGAGGCTAGGgttaatttgttttctgaattaattAGGAATTTGGGAGGCTCGAAGCaattgtgctttgttttgttttgtattattttgttttcaggtttATCTCAACAAGCCTTTTTGCCTTTGAGCTTGCGTTAGCGTCTCCTCAGTCAGAGTTTAGCTTGAGGGGTGGGGAGAGATTATTGTGTTAATAATGTCTGCTGCTTACTGATCCCTTTCCCCAGGTAGTGAAAACTTGCCTGAGATCGATATCTTGGGTgatgaaaatgttctttaaaaaagccctggcaaaaaaaataataataataaaaaaaaatatatatatatttacagtttTTAATTACAAATGAAATACATAATGAAAACAGTAACATCTTGTACTTCCCTAGCCCTATTCGCTCCTAGTTTTCAAAAGGCAGCCTCAAAAGCACTTCTCTGGAGTCAGAGCAGGTCAGACCCGTCCTTTATACaagctcctttttctttcccagctgGTTGCCCTCTCTTTGCTCCCTCGTGcttcccctttctctccttcccatcTCCCCAGCCACCGGCCAAGTCAGCAACGTCACCACGATCCCACTCTTTGGAAAAAGAAGGGGTGCGTTGCAGATGGCTTTTTTCCAGGTTGCTCCTCTCACAAAGAACAGGATCTCGGTGACGGCCCCGCCGAGCAGGCTGTACCCTTCCCTTGCACAAGCAGCAGTGCATCACGTCATGCTCGGAGCGCGCCGCCTCACTCCCGCGCCTCTCTCCGTGTCAGGCTTTTCAagtttctacagaaaaaaaaaagaaaaaaaaaaagcaagctttcATTCTACAAGGCCAGCACCCAGTTTGTATTTTATGTATCGCAGGGAAAATGATAAGCCGGGATATAACAATGACCTACTTCACGTCTTGATAACATAATTTCCTCTGTCTGTCATTTTTCTCGAAGAATAATATTTGACTAACACGAGCACGGAAGATAGGGCAGGAGCTTTTCTGTGAACTGATAATGGACCAGATTCAGCCCCGAGACAGACAGCGGCCCCCCTGTTGACCTACGTGGAGCTAAGCCTGTTTATCCCGCGGCTCAGAGCTCGGAAAACAACCGCGTTAAAACCTGCGAGATGTGCGCGTGCGATAGGGCCGTGGCCGAAGGCTTCGGCGACAGCGGCTATCGGCGGCAGCATCCCTTCGGGACCAGCCCTCAGCCCACCGCCAGCACCGGGGTCTGCTCCGACCCGCTGCACCCCCCTGCCAAACAATGGGTTAGATCATCCTCGTGCACAAAAGCCTTCTGTGCTCCGTAGGGCACATTACGGTATGGCACAACCATGCAGCTCCGAGCCCGCtcccgccccccggccccgaaACAAAGCGGACAGTTGTAGTCATCTCCCACCTACGGGAGTCCTCCTCGTCTTCGCGCATCTTTGCGCTGAACGAGGGCTCGTTGCAGGGCTGATGCAGGGTGGGGAcgtgctgcttgctgctgcaggTAAGGGGTGGTAAGGTAAGGGAGGCTCAGCCAGCCTCGTGCCCGCAGCTGGGGTGTGTTTGATGCCAGTGTTGGAGGTGGCAGCGCGTCTGCTCACCACCGGCTGGCACATCAGGCAGGACGGACAGAAACCTGTCGTGGCTTCAGCGTGCCCGGACACACTGGTGGCTGAAGCTGGGATATTTGCTGTATGCCGGCTTCCAGCACCAGTGCATTAGGAAGGCACATGGAACATCGCCTTTGTTAGCCTGGCCTCGCCTCgtgcagcaccgtgcccaagcCGACGCTCAGACCCACAAAAACCAAACCGGACTGAGCGGGGCCCCCGGGCTGCAAACGggggctcagcccagccccGCGACCACCACCATGCCCTGCCCGCTcggtgctgccagcagcacaccCCAGCCGGGGCGTTACGGGGACACGGTGCCCGCAGCACCCGCGGCCCCTCCCGCCACACGTGCCCCGCGCAGCCCCCGCCCCTCGACCCCCTCCCCACGGCAAGAGGAGCTGGGCGGAGCCTCCCCACCGCGCCCCCCGCGCCTTAACCAATAGCAGCGCGCGGCGGGCGCGGGCTGACCAATGAGCGCGCGGCGGCGGCGAGCCGGGCAGGTTGCGCGGCAGCGCCCCCTAGGGCTCCGCGCAGCGCCGCGCTGTGCCGCGCCGGGCGGTGCCGGTGGCGGcggcccctccccgccccggccATGTCACGCggcgccgcggggccgccgGCCGCGACTCGGTAGCGCGGGGCGAGGCGGGCGCAGCGCAGCCGGGCTcgctgctccctccctgctccggGGCTGGCTTCGCGGCGGCAGCGCCGCTCCTGCCGCCCCGCCGGGGCTGCGCACCGCCTGCCCGTCGCCGCCTCGTCCTTCTCTTCGTCCTCGTCCTCGTCCCGCCGCTCCCCCggtggcggggccgggccggccgccCCCCGGATGCCGCCGCAGCAGGAGGGCGATGCGGGCTACATCGGCAAGCCGGTGGCACAAGCAGGCTGCGAGGTGCCGCCGGTGCCCCCCCGCAGGGTGCGCagcggccgggcggcggcggcgctgggggcggcgctgggcggccgctgccggggggcggcggggagcggggccggcggcggggccgggggcggcggcggcggagccggggccgggggcggcagCGAGCCGAGGCGCAGCATCAAGTGCGTGCTGGTGGGGGACGGCGCCGTGGGCAAGACCAGCCTGGTGGTGAGCTACACCACCAACGGGTACCCCACCGAGTACATCCCCACCGCCTTCGACAACTTCTCCGGTAAGGACATGGGGCGCCGGGGGGGGTTTGGGAGCCGGGAGGAAAGTTGGAGCCTGCCCCGGGGTTGTGTCCCTGCCAACCTGTGAGGCTTCGCTGCTTCTTCTGCCCCGCAGCCGCTCcgttttgggggttgggggcgtcCCGAGGACAGATAAGGGGGTAAGGAGCTCAGTCCCGGGCAGCGGGGTCCTTCccctctcttattttttttctttattaatggAAAATTGGACTCACCACGGAGTTGGACTCACCACgctttcccctctcctctctcccccaaGCTGTTGTGTCTGTGGACGGCAAGCCGGTGAGACTGCAGCTCTGCGACACGGCCGGCCAGGTCAGTGCAGCCGCCTCCTCGGGGCAGGTGGCAGCGGGAGGGGACGGCCGGGGAGTCCTGCCAGGGGCTTGGTGGCTTTGAGCACCCCGTGAAGCCGCTGCCCTTCTCCCTCGTTCCCTGCCCGCTGCTTTGCCTGGGGTCTGCTGCGGGGTGGGGGACACGAGTGCTGCGACTCCGCACCGGGACGGGGCacggctgctgctctgctttgcctggCAGGAGAGCTGAAAGCTCTGGGGTTTCAGGGCTGTCAGCCTCTGAATAGGCTGAAAACCTCAAGGTTTTCTCCTCGAGAGGTTGTCACTGGGTTTGTTGTTAGCCAAATAGCTACGGATTTTAAAACGAAGGTGTTTGGGACAAAGCGTTCACCGCTGTAGGTGTGCGCAGACGGACACTGCACTTTTAAAGGGACAGAAGcttaagggagaaaaaaatcctatttggTGTTATCTGTACAGACTTCACATTTTCCGTTTCCCCCCCGTAAGACGTGCTGCTGCCCCTAACCTGACTAACTCCTGCGGGGCTGAGGGTGGCTAGTGCCTCTCAGCTCCTAGTTTGCCTGCTAGGAGAACCCATTTCTTGTATTTCTGCACCCCGCTGGCTCGTAACACCCTAAGCCGTGTGCAGCACAGCTTGGGAGGGGCTGAGCCTGGACagctaaaaatgttttgctacCGATCTCGCATTTGAAGGTGATGGGAGCTGGGTTCATGAACAGCTTTGTGGGTCCGGGTCTGTGCCTTCACCGAAACCCCATGGAGAAATCTCGGTGGCCTTAATGTACAATCCTATTTATATGGGTTTTAACTGGGTGCCCCGCTTAGAAAAGGAGCCTGAAGGGCTGCACAGCCCTAGCAGCGCTGTGGGACTGTTTGATCTGCCCTGCACACCGCAGTTAAAAGCCTGCGAGCAGCCTTCTGCAGGTGATGATACGAAGTGAGATAACAGAAGCGAGCAATGACGTGGTGGCTGGGTGTGCTCACCGCGGGAATGAGGCAGCTGAAGGCACGGTGGTGGCAGGGTGACAGCCCCTGGGAGGGCagtgcccagggcagggcagcccctGGTGGCAGGAGGGAGCGGCAGGGCTGGTGGCCTCTTGCCTTTGCTGCCCTAAGCGGTTGAGGTGTTTGCTCTGTCCCAGAGTAGCCGGAACAGGGGAGTTGCCCCCTTAGAAATGGGGTTACTACAGCAATCGAAGTTGTCTTGAATAAAACGTACCTGGCTGGCTGCTTTGCAAGACCGTGCTCCAGTGAGATTGGTGCTGAAATCTGCACCTGAAAAATTGTAGATATTTCGGTGTCAGCAGCCTAAAAAGGTGTAGAGTCCCTGCAGTTTGTGCACTACCATCGAAACCGTAGGAGTGCACTTGGAATATAAAGGGTATTATTTCATCTGGGTTAGAAGCCCTTAAGATCTGGGTTTGGCTTTCCAGCCTATTGAATCGAGCCTCGTTGAGGTTTCTCATGTTGTGAGGAGAGGCAATTCCGTGGCGAGGTGCCTTTCCGCAAATGGTCCTGTCCTTCAGTGCTGCAGCTCACTAAACGCCGAGTTTCTCTCAAGCCAAATGGTGACAGCCTGGTTTCCTGTGAGGCTTAATCTGGGAATCAAGAGAGCTAATGAAGCTTGCTTTCTTGACTCGTGTTTTATAAATTGCTGTCTCTCCGAGAGTTACTGCTGGAAGAAATTCATTCGAGTGGAACGAGACTTCTGAGGCTTCCAGTGGGCTTTAAACTGCATATCCTGGGCCTTCAGAGGCTGTAGAGCAAAATTTCACATCTTGAAAATTAACATGTGATTCACAATTCAGCAGTAAAACGCCGGTACCAGAGAGAtgttttcagctgtgtttgttCTTTGCGCTTTAAATTCAGAGCTTTTGAGAACACGgtccattttaattaaaatgtcacCGCCACTGAGGCAAATCCTACCTGTTCAGGCTGCTAGTGTTACCCTGCTTTTATCCTGCTGTCAGCATAAAGGCAGGCTGCGTGGAGTTAACCCTTGCTTGTTGCTGCATTCTTTGctagctgctgcctgtggcagaGTCCTTTGTTACCTTTAGGCTTCCTTGTGGCTACCTCCTGAAGCTGAAAAAGGGCTTTGCTTTGCTGGAGTTTGCTCtgaaaggaggagggaaggaggggaaaaaaaaaaaaaagaacaggtaGCACTGGGAGGCCTGTTTGCAGTTTGTTTGATGTGGCATGGTTGGGAGGGAAAGGTAAAGCTCTTATTCCATGCCATTGGCATGTTAAGCCTGCGCATTGTGATTCCCTATTGCTGCCATCAGATTTAAATCCCTGGGCACAAAGGCAGGGAAATTATTCCCATCTCCTGGAGGATGTTGTTAAGTAGGCACCGCGTTTAAAAATGTTTCCGGCTAGGAAATCTCAGCCAGGTGGGGAAACCAGCACCTTCCTTCCATGTGCCTGATAGCGGCAGGGTGTCCACACGCTGGCAGCAGTGCAGAGCCAGACCTCAGGCTTAGCACACATGGCTGCTGCTACTGATGCACCTTGTCCTGTGGCCTGGGTGCTAAGGTCTCTTAGGCTGCAGGAGGTGAGCCTCAGCTCCTCCAAGCATCAGCAGCAGGCTTGATGCTTCTCAGGGTATCCTCCAGCGCTGTTTCTGCCGGGTGCTAACACGATGTTGTTCTGTGCAGGATGAATTCGACAAGCTCAGGCCCCTGTGCTATACCAACACGGACATCTTCCTGCTGTGCTTCAGCGTCGTCAGCCCCTCGTCCTTCCAGAACGTGAGTGAGAAGTGGGTTCCCGAAATCCGGTGCCACTGCCCCAAGGCGCCCATCATCCTGGTGGGGACGCAGTCGGACCTGCGGGAGGACGTCAAAGTTCTCATCGAGCTGGACAAGTGCAAAGAGAAGCCCGTCTCGGAGGAGGCTGCGAAGCTCTGTGCCGAGGAAATAAAAGCCGCGTCCTACATCGAGTGCTCGGCTTTGACTCAGAAAAACCTCAAGGAGGTCTTTGATGCGGCCATCGTGGCTGGGATTCAGTACTCGGATACCCAGCAGCAACCAAAGAAATCCAAGTGTAGGACTccagacaaaatgaaaaacctCTCCAAATCCTGGTggaaaaaatactgctgttttgtATAGGAATCACGAGGACCCGAGTGCTGCTCTGAGGACATCAAATAGAGGCTATATTAGCTCAACTCTCATTCTGTGTCATCCCGGGTGTATAGTGTAGatctgtatgtatgtgtatatgttgCTACTGGGTATCTCGGTTGCCCTTGCGAGGGCAGCAGAAGGATTTGTAGTTAAATGATCGCTATGAACCAGGTCCGGCGTCGAGTTTCATGACTAAATAATCTTTCATTACGGAAGAAGCACACACCGTGTGTCTGTGAGGCTGGAAGGATTTGCCCGAAGGATCTGACTCGTGTCACCATCTGTACGTTACGGGGAGGAGCGAACCGGAGCCCTCTGCTGCAAGGGCTGTGCAGCAGAAATGTGTGAGTGACTGTGGAAGCGTGGAGCCCAGACGGTCGAAGGGAAAAATAACACTGT is drawn from Anas platyrhynchos isolate ZD024472 breed Pekin duck chromosome 3, IASCAAS_PekinDuck_T2T, whole genome shotgun sequence and contains these coding sequences:
- the RHOU gene encoding rho-related GTP-binding protein RhoU gives rise to the protein MPPQQEGDAGYIGKPVAQAGCEVPPVPPRRVRSGRAAAALGAALGGRCRGAAGSGAGGGAGGGGGGAGAGGGSEPRRSIKCVLVGDGAVGKTSLVVSYTTNGYPTEYIPTAFDNFSAVVSVDGKPVRLQLCDTAGQDEFDKLRPLCYTNTDIFLLCFSVVSPSSFQNVSEKWVPEIRCHCPKAPIILVGTQSDLREDVKVLIELDKCKEKPVSEEAAKLCAEEIKAASYIECSALTQKNLKEVFDAAIVAGIQYSDTQQQPKKSKCRTPDKMKNLSKSWWKKYCCFV